One segment of Curtobacterium poinsettiae DNA contains the following:
- a CDS encoding Type 1 glutamine amidotransferase-like domain-containing protein has translation MSIHLVGGGLFAASDAAAPFLAEATARSAAVGRSVPRIALLSVAGTDGGSPSSAADIAEVLGGARTAEVLVTEVAAGQVFDTTVLSDVDALVVGGGVTPDYLAAIVPLVDQLRLLVSDGLPYLGYSAGAMIAADRALVGGWRIGGVEICPEAASEGLDEVELREGLGLVDLTIDVHAVQAGTLARLIASAEAEFVTAGLAIDEDTTLVVGEGALEVRGTGSVWRVMAGEESVAVATMGA, from the coding sequence GTGAGCATCCACCTGGTCGGCGGCGGTCTCTTCGCCGCCTCGGACGCCGCTGCACCGTTCCTCGCCGAGGCGACCGCCCGTTCGGCAGCGGTCGGTCGGAGCGTCCCGCGCATCGCCCTGCTCTCCGTGGCGGGCACGGACGGCGGCAGTCCGTCGTCGGCCGCCGACATCGCCGAGGTCCTCGGCGGTGCGCGCACGGCCGAGGTGCTCGTCACCGAGGTCGCGGCCGGTCAGGTCTTCGACACCACCGTCCTGAGCGACGTCGACGCCCTGGTGGTCGGTGGCGGCGTCACCCCCGACTACCTGGCGGCGATCGTCCCGCTCGTCGACCAGCTCCGGCTGCTCGTCTCCGACGGTCTGCCCTACCTCGGCTACTCGGCCGGTGCGATGATCGCCGCCGACCGTGCCCTGGTGGGCGGCTGGCGCATCGGCGGCGTCGAGATCTGCCCCGAGGCGGCGTCCGAGGGTCTGGACGAGGTCGAGCTCCGCGAGGGCCTCGGCCTGGTCGACCTGACCATCGACGTGCACGCGGTGCAGGCCGGCACACTCGCGCGGCTCATCGCCAGCGCCGAGGCCGAGTTCGTCACCGCCGGACTCGCGATCGACGAGGACACCACGCTCGTCGTCGGCGAGGGCGCGCTCGAGGTCCGGGGGACCGGCAGCGTCTGGCGCGTGATGGCCGG
- a CDS encoding phosphoribosyltransferase — translation MPISSEPEPAAPSTVTVTSGPEVLGWLEFGDAARLLAKDVLSSGFEPEVVVAVARGGLIIAGAVAYALGTKECGSINVEFYTDVEQRLEEPVVLAPALDAPSLAGKRVLVVDDVSDSGRTLRLVVDIIRNAGADVRSACLYSKPGTVLEPDHVWRRVDGWITFPWSALAPVTAES, via the coding sequence ATGCCGATCAGCAGCGAACCCGAGCCCGCGGCTCCGTCCACCGTGACCGTGACGAGTGGGCCCGAGGTACTCGGCTGGCTGGAGTTCGGTGACGCCGCACGACTGCTCGCCAAGGACGTCCTGTCCAGCGGCTTCGAGCCCGAGGTCGTCGTCGCCGTCGCCCGCGGCGGACTGATCATCGCCGGCGCCGTCGCGTACGCCCTCGGCACCAAGGAGTGCGGCTCGATCAACGTCGAGTTCTACACCGACGTCGAGCAGCGGCTGGAAGAGCCGGTCGTGCTGGCCCCCGCCCTCGACGCCCCGAGCCTGGCCGGCAAGCGCGTCCTCGTCGTCGACGACGTGTCGGACTCCGGCCGCACCCTGCGCCTGGTGGTCGACATCATCCGGAACGCCGGTGCCGACGTCCGGAGCGCCTGCCTGTACTCGAAGCCCGGCACCGTCCTCGAGCCCGACCACGTGTGGCGCCGGGTCGACGGCTGGATCACGTTCCCGTGGAGCGCCCTCGCCCCCGTGACGGCCGAGTCGTGA
- a CDS encoding SDR family oxidoreductase gives MAARRAVVTGASSGIGAATVRLFRSRGWDVLAVARRAAKLEALAAETGADTLVADITAADDVAALAARVADLGGADVLVNNAGGAFGSASVEESEVDDWRAMFEVNVIGTKRVVSALLPHLRDRARASGGADIVTVTSTAGFVAYENGGGYNAAKFAEHALVGALRLELNGEPIRVVEIAPGMVKTDEFALTRFRGDQQKAAAVYDDVPEPLVADDVAEAIVHAVELPTHVNLDLVTIRPVAQSAQHKLARGPLTPR, from the coding sequence ATGGCAGCACGGCGCGCAGTCGTCACCGGAGCGAGCTCGGGCATCGGGGCGGCCACCGTCCGGCTGTTCCGGTCGCGGGGCTGGGACGTGCTCGCCGTGGCCCGCCGCGCCGCGAAGCTCGAGGCGCTCGCCGCGGAGACCGGGGCCGACACCCTGGTCGCCGACATCACGGCCGCCGACGACGTCGCGGCGCTCGCCGCGCGGGTCGCGGACCTCGGCGGCGCCGACGTGCTCGTGAACAACGCCGGTGGGGCGTTCGGTTCGGCGAGCGTCGAGGAGTCCGAGGTCGACGACTGGCGCGCCATGTTCGAGGTCAACGTGATCGGCACGAAGCGTGTCGTCTCCGCGCTGCTGCCGCACCTGCGTGACCGCGCTCGCGCGTCCGGGGGAGCGGACATCGTCACGGTGACCAGTACCGCAGGGTTCGTCGCGTACGAGAACGGTGGCGGCTACAACGCCGCGAAGTTCGCCGAGCACGCCCTGGTCGGCGCACTCCGGCTCGAGCTGAACGGCGAGCCGATCCGCGTCGTCGAGATCGCGCCGGGCATGGTGAAGACCGACGAGTTCGCGCTCACCCGGTTCCGCGGGGACCAGCAGAAGGCCGCCGCGGTGTACGACGACGTGCCGGAGCCGCTCGTGGCCGACGACGTCGCCGAGGCGATCGTGCACGCGGTGGAGCTGCCGACGCACGTGAACCTCGACCTCGTGACGATCCGGCCGGTGGCGCAGTCGGCGCAGCACAAGCTGGCGCGCGGCCCGCTGACGCCCCGCTGA
- a CDS encoding acyltransferase family protein, producing MTTDAAPPAPSAPATQLEPGRAPRRIPMWDTARFVAVTLVVIGHAIQRQTPASEHALALYTFIYAFHMPAFGVISGYFSSADTPTAKRMRRTITDIVVPYIIMQTIWTVVQGIVEGGKDFNPTKPTWTLWFLLALGIFKLILPYLAQLRWPLFWAVVFSIGVGYFDNVDSTLSLSRAISLLPFFLLGWQVKQWGVFDRWYEASRRTVVRVRIAAVVVFAAWAVSCAVWIPQFKEFDLHHWFFYDDSYSGLGEDAWWAGAVRFGLMLLATLLTASFLVLIPRRNIWITQFGAATMYVYLLHTFVLYPIRESGVLAGEHSAWPFVLLMVVIACAVSLFLAQPFVRRGMRWLLEPKVDWLFRRDA from the coding sequence ATGACGACGGATGCCGCCCCTCCCGCCCCCTCGGCCCCGGCGACGCAGCTCGAGCCCGGCCGAGCCCCGCGCCGGATCCCGATGTGGGACACCGCGCGGTTCGTCGCGGTCACGCTGGTGGTCATCGGCCACGCGATCCAGCGCCAGACGCCGGCGAGCGAGCACGCCCTGGCCCTCTACACGTTCATCTACGCGTTCCACATGCCGGCGTTCGGCGTGATCAGCGGCTACTTCTCGTCGGCGGACACCCCGACGGCGAAGCGGATGCGCCGGACGATCACGGACATCGTCGTGCCGTACATCATCATGCAGACGATCTGGACCGTGGTGCAGGGCATCGTCGAGGGCGGCAAGGACTTCAACCCGACGAAGCCGACGTGGACCCTGTGGTTCCTGCTGGCCCTGGGCATCTTCAAGCTGATCCTGCCGTACCTTGCGCAGCTGCGGTGGCCGCTGTTCTGGGCGGTCGTGTTCAGCATCGGCGTCGGCTACTTCGACAACGTCGACTCGACGCTCTCGCTGTCCCGCGCGATCAGCCTGCTGCCGTTCTTCCTGCTCGGGTGGCAGGTCAAGCAGTGGGGCGTCTTCGACCGCTGGTACGAGGCGTCCCGCCGCACGGTCGTCCGGGTGCGGATCGCCGCCGTCGTGGTGTTCGCCGCGTGGGCGGTGTCGTGCGCGGTCTGGATCCCGCAGTTCAAGGAGTTCGACCTGCACCACTGGTTCTTCTACGACGACTCCTACTCGGGGCTCGGCGAGGACGCCTGGTGGGCGGGTGCGGTGCGCTTCGGCCTGATGCTGCTCGCGACCCTGCTGACGGCGTCGTTCCTGGTGCTGATCCCCCGTCGGAACATCTGGATCACCCAGTTCGGCGCGGCGACGATGTACGTGTACCTGCTCCACACGTTCGTGCTCTACCCGATCCGGGAGTCCGGCGTCCTGGCCGGCGAGCACTCGGCCTGGCCGTTCGTGCTCCTCATGGTCGTCATCGCGTGTGCTGTCAGCCTCTTCCTGGCGCAGCCCTTCGTGCGACGCGGGATGCGGTGGTTGCTCGAGCCCAAGGTCGACTGGCTGTTCCGCCGCGACGCGTGA
- a CDS encoding bifunctional o-acetylhomoserine/o-acetylserine sulfhydrylase: MTEHDAAQWQFETTQVHAGAQPDPTTGARATPIYKTTSYVFANSDEARDLFALAKPGNIYSRIMNPTNDVVEQRVAALEGGSGALLVASGQAAETYAVLNIAGAGDHIVSSSSIYGGTYNLFKYTLAKLGIETTFVEDQDDLEEWRRAVRPNTKLFFAETIGNPKINVLDITGVSDVAHESGVPLIVDNTIATPYLIRPFEHGADIVVHSATKFLGGHGTVIGGIIVDGGTFAWSQHADRFPEFNTPDPSYHGAVFAEAVGNELAYIVKARVQLLRDLGASNSADTAFALLQGIETLSLRIERHVSNAQEIAEWLDQHPDVATVAYAGLPTSPWYAAANRYAPRGVGAVLSFELKGGVTAGKAFVDNLQLFSHLANIGDVRSLVIHPASTTHSQLTPEQQLTTGVTPGLVRLSVGIENIADLKADLEAGLAAARAITQESQRA; encoded by the coding sequence ATGACCGAGCACGACGCCGCGCAGTGGCAGTTCGAGACCACCCAGGTCCACGCCGGCGCGCAGCCGGACCCGACCACGGGCGCCCGGGCGACGCCGATCTACAAGACGACCTCGTACGTCTTCGCGAACTCGGACGAGGCACGCGACCTGTTCGCGCTCGCCAAGCCGGGCAACATCTACTCCCGGATCATGAACCCGACGAACGACGTCGTCGAGCAGCGGGTCGCCGCGCTCGAGGGCGGCTCCGGGGCCCTGCTCGTCGCGTCCGGCCAGGCGGCCGAGACCTACGCGGTGCTGAACATCGCCGGTGCGGGTGACCACATCGTGTCGTCGTCGTCGATCTACGGCGGCACGTACAACCTGTTCAAGTACACGCTGGCGAAGCTCGGCATCGAGACGACGTTCGTCGAGGACCAGGACGACCTCGAGGAGTGGCGCCGCGCGGTCCGACCGAACACGAAGCTGTTCTTCGCCGAGACCATCGGCAACCCGAAGATCAACGTCCTCGACATCACGGGCGTCAGCGACGTCGCCCACGAGTCCGGCGTCCCGCTCATCGTCGACAACACGATCGCGACGCCGTACCTGATCCGTCCGTTCGAGCACGGCGCCGACATCGTGGTGCACTCGGCCACGAAGTTCCTCGGCGGCCACGGCACGGTCATCGGCGGGATCATCGTCGACGGCGGGACGTTCGCCTGGTCGCAGCACGCCGACCGGTTCCCGGAGTTCAACACGCCCGACCCGTCGTACCACGGTGCGGTCTTCGCCGAGGCGGTCGGCAACGAGCTCGCGTACATCGTGAAGGCCCGGGTGCAGCTGCTCCGCGACCTCGGTGCATCGAACTCGGCGGACACGGCGTTCGCCCTGCTCCAGGGCATCGAGACCCTGTCGCTCCGCATCGAGCGGCACGTGTCCAACGCGCAGGAGATCGCGGAGTGGCTCGACCAGCACCCCGACGTCGCCACCGTCGCCTACGCCGGGCTGCCGACGTCCCCCTGGTACGCGGCCGCGAACCGGTACGCGCCGAGGGGCGTCGGTGCCGTGCTGTCGTTCGAGCTCAAGGGCGGGGTCACCGCGGGCAAGGCGTTCGTCGACAACCTGCAGCTGTTCTCGCACCTGGCGAACATCGGCGACGTCCGCTCGCTCGTCATCCACCCGGCGTCGACCACGCACTCGCAGCTCACCCCCGAGCAGCAGCTCACCACCGGGGTCACCCCCGGCCTGGTCCGCCTGTCGGTCGGCATCGAGAACATCGCCGACCTGAAGGCCGACCTCGAGGCCGGGCTCGCCGCGGCCCGGGCGATCACGCAGGAGAGCCAGCGCGCCTAG
- the metX gene encoding homoserine O-acetyltransferase MetX, producing MDWQTTPEDSVPSTLVPGTELGTLGKPPVTGAWRPGDHPGARRFESLGEQWVRGGRLPSVRVAYETWGTLNTARDNAVLVLHALTGDSHVAGAAGPGHRTAGWWGNVVGPGRAIDTDRWFVIAPNMLGGCQGTTGPSSVSPSGAEWGARFPFVTVRDQVEVQAQLADRLGIETFAAVVGGSMGGMHALEFAVSHPARVQRLAVLASTAQTTADQIAANSLQRAAIQMDPAFAGGDYYEADVGEGPHRGLSLARRMALMTYRASDELNSRFARSWQSDVSPLGDDGRFSVESYLDFHGNKFTRRFDASSYVTLTYAMDSHDVGAGRGGVSAALGLVTARTLVVGISSDRLFPVEDQHRIAAGVPDALDGDTAAVIESEFGHDGFLIEHEQVGAHLRRLLES from the coding sequence ATGGACTGGCAGACGACCCCCGAGGACTCCGTGCCGTCCACCCTGGTGCCCGGCACCGAACTCGGCACCCTGGGCAAGCCGCCCGTGACCGGTGCCTGGCGTCCCGGTGACCACCCGGGTGCACGCCGGTTCGAGTCCCTCGGCGAGCAGTGGGTGCGCGGCGGCCGTCTACCGTCCGTGCGCGTGGCGTACGAGACGTGGGGCACGCTCAACACCGCTCGCGACAACGCGGTGCTCGTCCTGCACGCACTGACCGGGGACTCGCACGTCGCGGGTGCCGCCGGCCCTGGCCACCGCACCGCCGGATGGTGGGGCAACGTCGTCGGCCCGGGGCGGGCGATCGACACCGACCGGTGGTTCGTGATCGCGCCGAACATGCTCGGCGGGTGCCAGGGCACCACCGGGCCGTCGTCGGTGTCGCCGTCGGGCGCGGAGTGGGGCGCACGGTTCCCGTTCGTGACGGTGCGCGACCAGGTCGAGGTGCAGGCGCAGCTCGCCGACCGGCTCGGCATCGAGACCTTCGCGGCCGTCGTCGGGGGGTCGATGGGCGGGATGCACGCCCTCGAGTTCGCGGTCTCGCACCCCGCGCGCGTGCAGCGGCTGGCGGTCCTCGCGTCGACGGCGCAGACCACCGCCGACCAGATCGCGGCGAACTCGCTGCAGCGGGCGGCGATCCAGATGGACCCGGCGTTCGCCGGCGGCGACTACTACGAGGCCGATGTCGGCGAGGGCCCGCACCGCGGACTGTCCCTGGCCCGGCGGATGGCGCTCATGACGTACCGCGCCTCGGACGAGCTGAACAGCCGCTTCGCGCGGTCCTGGCAGAGCGACGTCTCCCCGCTCGGCGACGACGGGCGGTTCTCGGTGGAAAGCTACCTCGACTTCCACGGCAACAAGTTCACCCGGCGGTTCGACGCCTCGAGCTACGTCACGCTGACGTACGCGATGGACTCGCACGACGTCGGTGCCGGGCGTGGCGGGGTGTCGGCCGCCCTCGGGCTGGTGACCGCACGGACCCTGGTCGTGGGGATCTCGAGCGATCGGCTGTTCCCCGTCGAGGACCAGCACCGGATCGCCGCGGGCGTGCCGGACGCACTCGACGGGGACACCGCAGCGGTGATCGAGAGCGAGTTCGGACACGACGGGTTCCTCATCGAGCACGAGCAGGTCGGGGCGCACCTGCGGCGGCTGCTCGAGTCCTGA
- a CDS encoding sensor histidine kinase, with amino-acid sequence MDFIAQERDRLLRSATRVVGIVCALVSVVGILSAAAVPTLPLVGALLCIAAMITALVCFGRGGEVWWTAAIVVAGLAAMVLLFTGVDDSARPLVASAVMPLAAGGLSAPLMAQRGHPVGLGITIAGGGAVVVLMVWGSGSLLSTPVSGALLGWVLMAVVAIWISRSIPRVARRIYSIGTAHRAERQASETEAQRRQGARLLHDTVLATLTLLAHSGVGVSEQAMREQAAEDARLLRHLRLGATPQPSQSGDYSLTREEESPLGQTLESVKQRFGRMGLEVSWHGTGQVLLPSNVLDAFLLALGECLENVRRHAGVGEAHVTIVHDNEVVRAMVTDSGVGFDLTTVSAERLGFKESVVNRLREVGGDAKLFSAPGSGTTVVLEAPR; translated from the coding sequence ATGGACTTCATCGCACAGGAACGCGACCGCTTGCTGCGGTCGGCGACCCGTGTCGTGGGCATCGTCTGCGCGCTCGTCAGCGTCGTGGGCATCCTCTCCGCCGCCGCCGTGCCCACGCTGCCCCTCGTCGGCGCGCTCCTCTGCATCGCCGCGATGATCACCGCGCTCGTGTGCTTCGGCCGCGGCGGCGAGGTGTGGTGGACCGCCGCCATCGTCGTCGCCGGACTCGCCGCGATGGTGCTGCTCTTCACCGGCGTCGACGACTCGGCACGTCCGCTCGTCGCCAGCGCCGTCATGCCCCTCGCCGCCGGCGGGCTCTCGGCACCGCTGATGGCGCAGCGCGGGCACCCGGTCGGTCTCGGCATCACCATCGCCGGGGGCGGCGCCGTGGTGGTGCTCATGGTCTGGGGGTCGGGCTCACTCCTGTCCACCCCCGTCAGCGGCGCACTGCTCGGGTGGGTCCTGATGGCCGTCGTGGCGATCTGGATCTCGCGCAGCATCCCCCGCGTCGCCCGACGCATCTACAGCATCGGCACCGCCCACCGTGCCGAACGGCAGGCCAGCGAGACCGAGGCGCAGCGCCGCCAGGGTGCCCGCCTGCTGCACGACACCGTGCTCGCGACCCTGACGCTGCTGGCGCACTCCGGCGTCGGCGTCTCCGAGCAGGCGATGCGCGAGCAGGCCGCCGAGGACGCCCGACTGCTGCGCCACCTGCGCCTCGGTGCGACCCCGCAGCCCTCGCAGTCCGGTGACTACTCACTCACCCGCGAAGAGGAGTCGCCCCTCGGGCAGACCCTGGAGTCGGTCAAGCAGCGCTTCGGCCGCATGGGACTCGAGGTCAGCTGGCACGGCACCGGTCAGGTCCTGCTGCCGTCGAACGTGCTCGACGCGTTCTTGCTCGCGCTCGGCGAGTGCCTCGAGAACGTCCGTCGGCACGCCGGCGTCGGCGAGGCGCACGTCACGATCGTCCACGACAACGAGGTCGTCCGTGCGATGGTCACCGACTCCGGCGTCGGCTTCGACCTCACCACCGTCAGCGCCGAGCGACTCGGCTTCAAGGAGAGCGTCGTCAACCGCCTGCGCGAGGTCGGCGGCGACGCGAAGCTCTTCTCCGCGCCGGGCTCCGGCACAACCGTCGTCCTGGAGGCACCGCGATGA
- a CDS encoding response regulator transcription factor, which yields MATPEEPIRLALVDDHRMLLGALTEWIRNAADDITLVAAVTTWPELLTSPAFPVDVVLLDLDLKDSIPVSLKISTLKTAGVKTVVMSTYSEPNVVREALGAGALGYLVKSEDADMIVEAIRSAQRGEQYVSAELDLAINSGNVGGVPKLSAQERRVMALYGGGEPVKSVAYQLGISEETAKSYLKRIREKYRVAGFDVGTKVALRKRAITDGIIVQDGSPLGL from the coding sequence ATGGCGACTCCAGAGGAACCGATCCGACTCGCACTGGTCGACGACCACAGGATGCTCCTCGGCGCGCTCACGGAGTGGATCCGGAACGCCGCCGACGACATCACCCTGGTGGCCGCCGTCACGACCTGGCCCGAGCTGCTGACGAGCCCGGCGTTCCCCGTCGACGTGGTGCTGCTGGACCTGGACCTCAAGGACTCCATCCCGGTGTCGCTGAAGATCTCGACGCTCAAGACCGCGGGCGTCAAGACCGTCGTGATGAGCACCTACTCGGAGCCGAACGTCGTGCGCGAAGCCCTCGGCGCCGGCGCCCTCGGGTACCTCGTCAAGAGCGAGGACGCCGACATGATCGTCGAGGCGATCCGCTCCGCCCAGCGCGGCGAGCAGTACGTCTCGGCTGAGCTCGACCTCGCCATCAACAGCGGCAACGTCGGCGGCGTCCCGAAGCTCAGCGCCCAGGAGCGTCGCGTGATGGCCCTGTACGGCGGTGGCGAGCCCGTCAAGAGCGTCGCCTACCAGCTCGGCATCTCCGAGGAGACCGCGAAGAGCTACCTCAAGCGCATCCGCGAGAAGTACCGCGTCGCCGGCTTCGACGTCGGCACGAAGGTCGCACTCCGGAAGCGTGCGATCACCGACGGCATCATCGTGCAGGACGGCAGTCCGCTGGGTCTGTAG
- a CDS encoding MFS transporter → MSQLTPARRTLALISLALGGFAIGSTEFVAMGLLPNIAQALLPQQYGIDPDAGIAHAGWLVSAYALGVVVGAPTIAAMSARFPRKGLILVLLVGFVVATIASALLPSFGLVLVARFVAGLPHGAYFGIASIVAGDMMGPGKRGKGIAMVLLGLSVANVVGVPAITWVGQVAGWRVAYGVVAALFALTFLAVAAFVPKSARDEHATIGRELRAFRVPQVWIVMGLGAVGFGGFFAVYSYISPLVQNVTGMPESFVPVVLVVVGIGMVVGGVLGGHLADHSVKRTIYVGMFALIGALLITVLTAQWLWGMLLGAFLLGATSSAIPPAVQSRLMDVAGDARTIAAALNHSAFNIGNSIGAALGGAVIAAGFGFLAPGWLGIGLALLGVLVTMVSYAVERRSTRRAAVRSSSPSTGPITAPVPIH, encoded by the coding sequence ATGTCACAGCTCACGCCTGCGCGTCGCACCCTCGCGCTCATCTCGCTCGCCCTCGGTGGCTTCGCCATCGGGTCGACCGAGTTCGTCGCGATGGGCCTGCTGCCGAACATCGCGCAGGCGCTGCTGCCGCAGCAGTACGGCATCGACCCCGACGCCGGCATCGCGCACGCCGGCTGGCTCGTCAGCGCCTACGCCCTCGGGGTCGTCGTCGGTGCGCCGACCATCGCGGCGATGTCCGCCCGCTTCCCGCGCAAGGGCCTGATCCTCGTGCTGCTCGTCGGGTTCGTCGTCGCGACGATCGCGAGCGCGCTGCTGCCCTCGTTCGGTCTGGTGCTCGTCGCCCGCTTCGTCGCGGGTCTGCCGCACGGCGCCTACTTCGGCATCGCGTCGATCGTCGCCGGCGACATGATGGGTCCGGGCAAGCGCGGCAAGGGCATCGCGATGGTGCTGCTCGGCCTGTCGGTCGCGAACGTCGTCGGCGTCCCGGCGATCACCTGGGTCGGACAGGTGGCCGGGTGGCGGGTCGCGTACGGCGTCGTCGCCGCGCTGTTCGCCCTGACGTTCCTGGCCGTCGCGGCCTTCGTACCGAAGAGCGCCCGCGACGAGCACGCCACGATCGGTCGCGAGCTCCGGGCGTTCCGCGTCCCGCAGGTGTGGATCGTGATGGGCCTCGGCGCCGTCGGGTTCGGCGGGTTCTTCGCGGTCTACTCGTACATCTCGCCGCTCGTGCAGAACGTCACCGGGATGCCCGAGTCGTTCGTGCCCGTCGTGCTCGTCGTCGTGGGCATCGGCATGGTCGTCGGCGGGGTGCTCGGCGGACACCTGGCCGACCACAGCGTGAAGCGCACGATCTACGTCGGGATGTTCGCGCTCATCGGCGCCCTGCTCATCACCGTGCTGACGGCGCAGTGGCTCTGGGGCATGCTGCTCGGCGCGTTCCTACTCGGGGCCACCTCGTCGGCGATCCCGCCCGCGGTGCAGTCGCGCCTGATGGACGTTGCCGGCGACGCGCGCACGATCGCGGCGGCGCTGAACCACTCGGCGTTCAACATCGGCAACTCGATCGGTGCGGCCCTGGGCGGCGCCGTCATCGCGGCCGGCTTCGGGTTCCTCGCACCGGGCTGGCTCGGCATCGGCCTGGCGCTGCTCGGCGTCCTGGTGACGATGGTCAGCTACGCGGTCGAGCGGCGGAGCACCCGTCGTGCCGCGGTCCGCTCCTCGTCACCGTCCACCGGTCCGATCACCGCACCGGTCCCGATCCACTGA
- a CDS encoding MTH1187 family thiamine-binding protein, with amino-acid sequence MIVAFSVAPSGGPAATSDGSVHDAVAAAVRVVRESGLPNRTSSMFTELEGEWDEVMDVVKRATEAVSAYGTRVSLVLKADIRPGHTGEIDGKLERLEAALGE; translated from the coding sequence ATGATCGTCGCCTTCTCCGTCGCTCCGTCCGGTGGTCCCGCTGCAACGTCCGACGGGTCCGTGCACGACGCCGTCGCGGCCGCCGTGCGCGTGGTACGCGAGAGCGGGCTGCCGAACCGCACCTCGTCGATGTTCACCGAGCTCGAGGGGGAGTGGGACGAGGTCATGGACGTCGTCAAGCGCGCGACCGAGGCCGTGAGCGCCTACGGCACGCGGGTGTCGCTCGTGCTCAAGGCCGACATCCGACCGGGCCACACCGGCGAGATCGACGGCAAGCTCGAGCGGCTCGAGGCGGCACTGGGCGAGTAG
- a CDS encoding glycosyltransferase 87 family protein, producing MQRTSTRWLELAGFVLAFVAVHGFLWWLTLVSANLPLGDVTITYSRWIETGRTADFWVGIDGAWVYPILAIVPMAAAALGGIASIGSGWLLLMVLLDAVACAFLWRFRARVGSSDRFGVHGVRVVWWWLLFLLALGPIALGRIDTVATVFALVGVAFVASRPAIAAALFTAGAWTKVWPAALVAVLLLLRRGHRRGVLAGALVLSALIVLVDVLWGGAPYLLSFVGEQTGRALQIESPLATPFMWAAAFGVPGAAVFYDQEILTFEVSGAGTSAAAAVSTPLMAVVVVAGVVLALWAARRGARRAELAPVLALLFVAALIATNKVGSPQYIGWLAVPIVWGLAAGTPSVRRFVPIAVLALPMALFTQVVYPGYYDQLLGVQPWILVVLTVRNVLEVAILVWSVVVLVRMGRAAGRMDT from the coding sequence GTGCAGAGGACCTCGACCCGGTGGCTCGAACTCGCCGGATTCGTCCTGGCGTTCGTCGCCGTGCACGGGTTCCTGTGGTGGCTGACCCTCGTGTCGGCGAACCTGCCGCTCGGCGACGTCACCATCACCTACAGTCGCTGGATCGAGACCGGGCGGACCGCGGACTTCTGGGTCGGCATCGACGGCGCGTGGGTGTACCCGATCCTGGCGATCGTGCCGATGGCCGCCGCGGCGCTCGGGGGGATCGCGTCGATCGGCTCCGGGTGGCTGCTGCTGATGGTGCTGCTCGACGCCGTGGCGTGCGCGTTCCTGTGGCGGTTCCGGGCGCGTGTGGGGTCGTCCGACCGCTTCGGTGTGCACGGCGTGCGGGTCGTCTGGTGGTGGCTGCTGTTCCTGCTCGCGCTCGGGCCGATCGCGCTCGGTCGGATCGACACCGTCGCGACGGTGTTCGCGCTGGTGGGCGTGGCGTTCGTGGCCTCGAGGCCGGCCATCGCCGCCGCGCTCTTCACCGCCGGCGCGTGGACGAAGGTGTGGCCCGCGGCGCTCGTCGCGGTGCTGCTGCTCCTGCGTCGAGGACACCGCCGGGGTGTGCTCGCCGGAGCCCTGGTGCTGAGCGCCCTGATCGTGCTCGTCGACGTGCTGTGGGGCGGTGCGCCGTACCTGCTGTCCTTCGTCGGTGAGCAGACCGGCCGTGCGCTGCAGATCGAGTCACCGCTCGCGACGCCGTTCATGTGGGCCGCAGCCTTCGGCGTTCCGGGTGCAGCGGTGTTCTACGACCAGGAGATCCTGACCTTCGAGGTGTCCGGTGCCGGCACGTCCGCCGCCGCCGCGGTGTCGACGCCGTTGATGGCCGTCGTCGTGGTGGCCGGGGTCGTGCTCGCGCTCTGGGCCGCCCGCCGCGGCGCCCGTCGGGCCGAGCTCGCACCGGTCCTCGCGCTCCTGTTCGTCGCGGCGCTCATCGCGACGAACAAGGTGGGGTCGCCGCAGTACATCGGGTGGCTCGCCGTGCCGATCGTGTGGGGGCTGGCCGCAGGGACGCCGAGTGTGCGCCGGTTCGTGCCGATCGCCGTGCTCGCGCTGCCGATGGCCCTGTTCACGCAGGTGGTCTACCCGGGCTACTACGACCAGTTGCTCGGCGTGCAGCCGTGGATCCTCGTGGTGCTCACGGTGCGGAACGTGCTCGAGGTGGCGATCCTGGTGTGGAGCGTGGTCGTGCTGGTGCGGATGGGGCGGGCTGCGGGCAGGATGGACACATGA